A genome region from Clostridium pasteurianum includes the following:
- the rapZ gene encoding RNase adapter RapZ, translating into MRFVIVTGLSGAGKTQAIRSLEDLGYFCIDNLPPTLIPKFAQVCYESESKINKIALVIDIRGGEFFDDLFESLKYLKNAGYKYEILFLDADDEVLIKRFKESRRKHPLAPNGRILNGIQLERKKLKKLYDIANNVIDTSKLATRELREKINSVYQEDGQIESKLIVTVVSFGFKYGIPVDSDLVFDVRFLPNPFYIPELKRFSGIEKPVRDYVMSFKQTREFVDKVEDLLKFLMPNYLKEGKRQLIVSIGCTGGRHRSVTIANEIYERLKKGGAVVNIDHRDIQEDINKGGKKL; encoded by the coding sequence ATGAGATTTGTTATTGTTACAGGATTATCAGGTGCAGGTAAAACGCAGGCTATAAGGAGTCTTGAAGATCTTGGATATTTCTGCATTGATAATTTACCTCCAACACTCATACCTAAATTTGCACAGGTTTGTTATGAATCGGAAAGTAAGATTAATAAGATAGCTCTTGTTATTGACATAAGAGGAGGAGAATTTTTTGACGATCTTTTTGAAAGCTTAAAATATCTCAAAAATGCAGGATACAAATATGAAATTTTATTTTTGGATGCGGATGATGAAGTTTTAATAAAAAGATTTAAAGAGTCGAGAAGAAAGCATCCTCTTGCTCCTAATGGTAGAATACTAAATGGTATACAACTTGAGCGTAAAAAACTTAAGAAATTATATGATATAGCTAATAATGTAATAGATACTTCCAAATTAGCCACACGAGAGCTTAGAGAAAAGATAAATTCAGTTTATCAGGAAGATGGTCAAATTGAGAGTAAGCTCATAGTTACTGTAGTATCTTTTGGATTTAAATATGGAATACCGGTTGATTCTGATTTGGTATTTGATGTTAGATTTTTACCCAATCCTTTTTATATACCAGAATTAAAACGCTTCTCTGGAATTGAAAAACCAGTTAGAGATTATGTTATGTCTTTTAAACAAACACGTGAGTTTGTGGATAAAGTGGAGGATTTGCTTAAATTTTTAATGCCAAATTATCTAAAGGAAGGAAAAAGACAGCTTATAGTCTCTATAGGATGTACTGGTGGAAGACATCGTTCGGTTACTATTGCAAATGAAATTTATGAGAGACTTAAAAAAGGTGGAGCGGTTGTAAACATAGATCATAGGGATATACAAGAGGATATTAATAAAGGTGGTAAAAAACTATGA
- the murB gene encoding UDP-N-acetylmuramate dehydrogenase gives MDYFQDFVASLSNFIKKDNLQINVPMKKHTSFKVGGPVDVLVMPEKYDEVIKIIELCERYDINYYIVGNGSNLLVKDGGIRGVAIKLLRLNKLQIGNDKIIAGCGVPLGFLSRKARDKSLTGLEFACGIPGSVGGAVAMNAGAYNGEISSIIESVLVIDNKGNMRRINKDELEFGYRTSIILKQKYIVLEATFKLQKGDKEKISTRINDLMRRRIENQPLEYPSAGSTFKRPAGHFAAKLIQDSGLKGKSIGGAQVSEKHSGFIINKENATAKDILDLINFVESTVKSKFNVNLDPEVRIIGEDK, from the coding sequence ATGGATTACTTTCAGGATTTTGTAGCATCGTTAAGCAATTTTATAAAAAAAGATAATCTTCAGATTAATGTTCCAATGAAAAAACACACTTCTTTTAAAGTTGGTGGACCTGTAGATGTTTTAGTGATGCCAGAAAAATACGATGAAGTTATTAAGATTATAGAATTATGCGAAAGATATGACATTAATTATTATATAGTAGGAAATGGATCTAATTTGCTAGTGAAAGATGGTGGAATACGCGGAGTAGCAATAAAACTATTGAGATTAAATAAACTGCAAATTGGAAATGATAAAATTATTGCAGGATGTGGAGTTCCGCTTGGATTTTTGAGTAGAAAAGCCAGAGACAAATCACTTACTGGATTGGAGTTTGCATGTGGTATTCCGGGAAGTGTTGGAGGAGCTGTTGCTATGAATGCAGGAGCCTATAATGGAGAAATTTCAAGTATAATTGAAAGTGTACTTGTTATTGATAACAAAGGTAATATGAGAAGAATAAACAAGGATGAACTTGAATTTGGATATAGAACAAGTATTATATTGAAGCAAAAATATATAGTTCTAGAAGCTACATTTAAGTTACAAAAAGGTGATAAAGAAAAGATATCCACTAGAATTAATGATTTAATGAGAAGAAGAATTGAAAATCAGCCTTTAGAATATCCGTCAGCTGGAAGTACTTTTAAAAGACCTGCGGGGCACTTTGCCGCAAAACTTATACAAGATAGTGGACTAAAGGGTAAATCTATAGGTGGAGCTCAGGTATCAGAAAAACATTCTGGCTTTATCATAAATAAGGAAAATGCAACAGCAAAAGATATATTGGATTTAATAAATTTTGTAGAGAGTACTGTGAAATCAAAATTTAATGTTAATCTTGATCCAGAAGTTAGAATTATAGGTGAAGATAAATAG
- a CDS encoding phosphatase — protein MKYFIDLHTHTIVSGHAYTTLLENVKQASEIGLKILGTSEHGPKMPGAPHIWYFGNETKIPRKIKDVIVLRGCEANILDCDGNIDIPSEVQNKLDYMIASLHDVCIEPSSVENNTKALLSAMDNPNIHILGHIGNPIFPIDVEAVVDKAKQKNVLIELNNGSLNGAREGSFDNCKNIAQVCKEKQAKVILGTDSHISFDIGNFSKVQKMLDAVNMPEELIMNTDEKKIVEYLKGKGKLENFNLE, from the coding sequence TTGAAATATTTTATAGATTTACATACCCATACTATAGTTAGTGGTCATGCGTATACTACATTACTGGAAAATGTAAAACAGGCATCAGAAATTGGACTAAAGATTTTAGGTACATCTGAACATGGACCTAAAATGCCAGGGGCTCCACATATATGGTATTTTGGCAATGAAACTAAAATACCAAGAAAGATAAAAGATGTTATTGTATTGAGGGGTTGTGAGGCTAATATACTTGATTGTGATGGCAACATAGATATTCCTAGTGAAGTACAGAATAAATTAGATTATATGATTGCTAGTTTGCATGATGTTTGCATAGAACCAAGCAGTGTAGAAAATAATACGAAAGCTCTTCTTAGTGCAATGGATAATCCTAATATACACATTTTAGGACATATCGGTAATCCGATTTTCCCAATAGATGTAGAGGCTGTAGTTGACAAAGCAAAACAAAAAAATGTTCTAATAGAGTTAAATAATGGTTCTTTAAATGGAGCAAGAGAGGGAAGCTTTGACAACTGCAAAAATATAGCTCAAGTTTGTAAGGAAAAGCAGGCTAAAGTAATTCTTGGAACAGATTCACATATAAGTTTTGACATAGGAAACTTCAGTAAGGTGCAGAAAATGCTTGATGCTGTTAATATGCCGGAAGAACTTATTATGAATACAGATGAGAAAAAAATAGTTGAATACTTAAAGGGAAAAGGCAAACTTGAAAATTTTAACCTTGAATAA
- the uvrC gene encoding excinuclease ABC subunit UvrC produces the protein MFDFEYQLKNLPDKPGVYIMKNSLGEVIYVGKAKILKNRVRQYFRKSKNHSEKVKAMVKNISEFEYIVTDSEVEALILECNLIKKYRPRYNILLKDDKHYPFIKVTVNEDFPRLIVTRNMVKDGAKYFGPYPDVSAVHETVELIRKIFPIRTCKKYIKENDDKIRPCLNYHIKRCNAPCAGLISKEEYGKVIKKAVDLIAGRDNLVINELRSEMEKASMNLEFEKAADFRDKMLAAEKVREKQKIIIGNFENEDFISLYSDEKDSCVQIFFLRAGKIVGREHFIFENTFGEAEGDIIGEFIKEFYIGTAYVPKNIYVSSAEDLNLLENWLTMKRGSKVQIRIPKKGEKKDIIEMVKRNSKITLEKFKIKILSDKRLNENILIELMEILGMDEVPHRIEAYDISNIQGVDSVGSMIVFEDGKPKNSDYRRFKIKTVKGANDYDSMREILTRRFKHGLEEVNSIVNNNLPLSAGKFCAFPDLILMDGGKGQVNIALEVLKKFNIQIPVCGMVKDDKHRTRGLIYNDIELNIKSNTKVINFITRIQDEVHRFAISYHRSLRDKRILHSVLDDIPYIGDRRRKALLRTFGSIENIKKASYSELMKTPSIDKKAAQSIVDYFSEKRGK, from the coding sequence ATGTTTGATTTTGAATATCAATTAAAAAATCTTCCGGATAAGCCCGGGGTTTATATAATGAAGAATTCTCTTGGAGAAGTAATATATGTTGGGAAAGCTAAGATACTTAAAAATAGAGTAAGGCAATATTTTAGAAAATCTAAAAACCATTCAGAAAAAGTAAAAGCTATGGTTAAGAATATTTCTGAATTTGAATACATAGTTACAGACTCTGAAGTTGAAGCTCTGATTTTAGAGTGCAATCTAATAAAAAAATATAGACCAAGATATAATATACTGCTTAAGGATGATAAGCATTATCCGTTTATAAAGGTAACTGTGAATGAGGATTTTCCAAGGTTAATTGTTACGAGAAATATGGTTAAGGATGGAGCAAAATATTTTGGACCTTATCCTGATGTTTCGGCAGTTCATGAAACTGTTGAACTTATTAGAAAGATTTTTCCAATAAGAACCTGCAAAAAATACATAAAAGAGAACGACGATAAGATAAGGCCATGTCTTAATTACCATATAAAAAGATGCAATGCACCGTGTGCAGGACTTATAAGTAAAGAAGAATATGGGAAAGTAATAAAAAAAGCCGTTGATCTTATAGCTGGAAGAGACAACCTGGTGATAAATGAGCTAAGGTCTGAAATGGAAAAGGCTTCAATGAATTTGGAGTTTGAAAAAGCTGCTGATTTTAGAGATAAAATGCTGGCAGCTGAGAAGGTTCGGGAAAAACAGAAGATAATAATAGGGAATTTTGAAAATGAAGATTTTATAAGTTTATACAGTGATGAAAAAGACAGCTGTGTTCAGATATTCTTTTTAAGAGCTGGAAAAATTGTGGGGAGAGAGCATTTTATATTTGAAAATACTTTTGGAGAAGCAGAGGGTGACATAATAGGAGAATTTATTAAGGAATTTTATATTGGAACAGCATATGTTCCTAAGAATATATATGTTTCTTCTGCTGAGGATTTGAATCTTCTTGAAAATTGGCTTACAATGAAAAGAGGTTCAAAGGTACAAATAAGAATTCCTAAAAAGGGTGAAAAAAAAGACATAATTGAAATGGTAAAAAGAAACTCAAAAATAACCCTTGAAAAATTCAAAATAAAAATTTTAAGTGATAAAAGGCTCAATGAAAACATACTTATAGAATTGATGGAGATTTTAGGAATGGATGAAGTACCACATAGAATTGAAGCTTATGACATTTCCAATATTCAAGGAGTCGATTCTGTAGGGTCAATGATTGTATTTGAAGATGGAAAACCTAAAAATAGTGATTACAGGCGTTTTAAGATAAAGACTGTAAAGGGTGCAAATGATTATGATAGCATGAGAGAAATTTTAACAAGAAGATTTAAACATGGTTTGGAGGAGGTTAATTCTATAGTTAATAACAACCTTCCACTTAGTGCTGGAAAGTTTTGTGCTTTTCCTGATTTGATACTTATGGATGGTGGAAAAGGACAGGTGAATATAGCACTTGAAGTACTTAAGAAATTTAATATACAGATACCTGTGTGTGGTATGGTTAAAGATGATAAACACAGAACAAGAGGACTTATATATAATGATATTGAATTGAACATAAAGTCAAATACAAAAGTAATTAATTTTATTACAAGGATTCAGGATGAAGTACATAGATTTGCAATTTCATATCATAGAAGTCTTAGAGATAAGAGGATTCTTCATTCTGTGCTTGACGACATCCCATATATTGGAGACAGAAGAAGAAAAGCCCTTCTTAGGACTTTTGGAAGTATAGAAAACATTAAGAAGGCAAGTTATAGCGAACTTATGAAAACACCTTCTATTGACAAGAAAGCTGCCCAAAGTATTGTCGATTATTTTAGTGAGAAAAGAGGGAAATGA
- a CDS encoding metal-dependent hydrolase: MNGKTHAGIAAAVGVALADKIPGGFTAVGLGVIITASLLPDIDHPKGILNQYILPIKNKLIKTFVYGSFGALIIFGNYYKFHMFILYIVGILLLMIAVSSHRTGLMHSAAGMIIFTIVVGYAANNYNMHSIIYYFMIGYGLHLLCDMSTSRGIPLLYPFKKKNYKFSYNFRVGSAKGNFIEDFLIIVSLIYIIYKLPIVLKT; this comes from the coding sequence ATGAATGGAAAAACTCATGCTGGAATTGCTGCAGCAGTTGGAGTAGCGTTGGCAGATAAAATACCTGGTGGATTTACTGCGGTTGGATTAGGTGTTATTATTACTGCTTCACTACTTCCTGATATAGATCATCCTAAGGGAATATTAAATCAATATATATTGCCTATAAAAAATAAGCTTATAAAAACTTTTGTTTATGGTTCTTTTGGTGCTCTTATTATTTTTGGCAACTATTATAAATTTCATATGTTTATTTTGTATATTGTTGGAATCTTGCTTCTCATGATCGCTGTTTCTTCTCATAGAACAGGGCTTATGCATAGTGCTGCTGGTATGATAATATTTACTATAGTTGTTGGCTATGCTGCCAATAATTATAATATGCATAGTATTATTTACTATTTTATGATAGGCTATGGATTACACCTTTTATGTGATATGAGTACTTCTAGGGGTATTCCACTTTTATATCCATTTAAAAAGAAAAATTATAAATTCTCTTATAATTTTAGAGTTGGCTCCGCTAAAGGTAACTTTATAGAAGATTTTTTGATAATAGTAAGTTTAATATATATAATTTATAAACTTCCAATTGTTTTGAAAACTTAA
- a CDS encoding peptidoglycan D,D-transpeptidase FtsI family protein — MDDISSNIKKVMFIFLVIFFITISYITYFELVVSPKIINNTDNKRLWAKRNEVLRGTIYDRNKKALTKSDRVNTLTQKREYIDGPMFANVLGYVNPQYGLTGLEAKYDQYLMGAEDQTIGQYLNQLIKNKGKISSESKQGEDLVTTLDYNIQQAAYNALGNNKGAVVALNPKTGEVLAMVSKPSYDPNADALKANWKALNSDSANRPLINRAVSGLYPPGSTFKTVTAVSALQNIPGIQNLSFDDPGVLVFNSSQSLSDFDGEHFGTIGFKYAYVVSSNVVFGKIGLQLGNNELKQTAESFYFNKSIPCDDITISKSQFPTLKSYEKGNMAQSAIGQASVVATPMQMALVASTIANNGVMMKPYLVSQILSPDGDKVKTTSPQSIGTITSAANAATMKDFMASVVSEGTGVNASVDGVQVAGKTGTADNKINGKDATPHSWFIGFAPCDNPQVAVAVVVENGGQGGKAAAQIASTVIKTALGK; from the coding sequence TTGGATGATATATCGAGTAATATAAAAAAAGTAATGTTTATTTTTTTAGTTATATTTTTTATTACTATATCCTATATAACATATTTTGAACTTGTAGTTTCACCTAAGATAATTAATAATACTGATAATAAAAGGTTATGGGCTAAGCGAAATGAAGTTTTACGTGGAACTATTTATGATAGAAATAAGAAAGCGTTAACTAAAAGTGATAGAGTAAATACATTGACACAAAAAAGAGAATATATTGATGGACCTATGTTTGCAAATGTACTTGGATATGTTAATCCTCAATACGGTTTAACAGGACTTGAGGCTAAGTATGATCAGTATTTAATGGGCGCAGAAGATCAAACAATAGGTCAGTATTTGAATCAGCTTATAAAAAACAAAGGAAAAATTTCATCTGAAAGTAAACAGGGGGAGGATTTAGTTACAACTCTTGACTATAATATTCAACAGGCTGCATATAATGCTCTTGGCAATAATAAAGGTGCGGTTGTAGCACTTAATCCTAAGACTGGTGAAGTATTAGCAATGGTTTCAAAACCATCTTATGATCCTAATGCTGATGCACTTAAGGCAAATTGGAAAGCACTTAATAGTGATTCTGCAAATAGGCCTCTTATAAATAGAGCGGTGTCAGGCTTGTATCCACCAGGATCAACCTTTAAAACGGTGACAGCCGTTAGTGCACTTCAGAATATACCAGGTATCCAAAATCTATCTTTTGATGATCCCGGAGTGCTTGTATTTAATTCCAGTCAATCATTAAGTGATTTTGATGGTGAACATTTTGGAACTATAGGTTTTAAATATGCATATGTTGTGTCTAGTAATGTAGTCTTTGGTAAAATAGGGCTTCAACTTGGAAATAATGAGCTTAAGCAAACAGCAGAATCCTTTTATTTTAATAAGAGTATTCCATGTGATGATATTACTATCAGTAAGAGCCAGTTTCCAACTTTAAAAAGTTATGAAAAAGGTAATATGGCTCAAAGTGCTATAGGTCAGGCAAGTGTAGTAGCTACACCTATGCAAATGGCCCTTGTAGCAAGTACTATTGCTAATAATGGAGTAATGATGAAACCTTATTTAGTAAGTCAGATTTTATCACCAGATGGAGATAAAGTAAAAACTACTTCACCTCAAAGTATAGGAACTATAACCTCTGCAGCTAATGCCGCTACAATGAAAGATTTTATGGCAAGTGTTGTATCCGAGGGTACAGGAGTAAATGCATCAGTAGATGGAGTACAGGTTGCAGGTAAAACAGGTACTGCTGATAATAAAATTAATGGAAAGGATGCAACTCCACACTCATGGTTTATTGGATTTGCGCCATGTGACAATCCTCAGGTCGCTGTGGCAGTAGTAGTAGAAAATGGAGGCCAAGGGGGAAAGGCAGCAGCTCAAATTGCATCTACTGTAATTAAAACTGCTTTAGGGAAATAG
- a CDS encoding FtsW/RodA/SpoVE family cell cycle protein, whose amino-acid sequence MDNSLKDEKKLLRYTYFFCFICFLNISLLKNPFDKGSLVMFGVICFLMGYSHFILRKFFPDGDKYLLIFACILSSIGIVILYRINSSYAIRQIVFFIVGIAIFILIVVLLPELKKYDRYKYVYMVICLLFMAMATFKGTEKNGSKNWVYIGSMGFQPSEFGKIFLVAYLAAALKEYKNFKQLIEPAFIVMVSLGFMVLQKDLGSALLFFAISVTMLYIATSKKKYVLVCFILFAVGAYISYKLFAHVRLRFTIWQNPWPYKNDKSYQVVQSMYSIAWGGLFGTGLGLGYPQFVPVSESDFIFSTICEEMGALMGYAVMILYFLLFYRCMRAAVLAEDNFSRLLAVGYSAMIGAEVIIIVGGVTGMIPLTGITLPLVSAGGSSMIIMFVALGILQKISEGGR is encoded by the coding sequence ATGGATAATAGTTTAAAAGACGAAAAGAAACTTTTAAGATACACTTATTTTTTCTGTTTTATATGTTTTTTGAATATATCTTTGCTTAAGAACCCATTTGATAAGGGCTCACTGGTAATGTTTGGCGTAATATGTTTTCTGATGGGATATTCTCATTTTATACTTAGAAAGTTTTTTCCAGATGGAGATAAATATTTGCTTATATTCGCCTGCATTCTTTCTTCTATAGGTATAGTTATCTTATATAGAATAAATTCATCATATGCAATAAGGCAAATAGTATTTTTTATAGTAGGCATTGCAATTTTTATATTGATTGTAGTACTTTTACCAGAATTAAAAAAATATGACAGATATAAATATGTATATATGGTCATATGTCTTTTATTTATGGCTATGGCAACATTTAAAGGGACAGAAAAAAATGGTTCTAAAAACTGGGTATACATAGGTTCTATGGGATTTCAACCGTCAGAATTCGGAAAAATATTTTTAGTGGCATATCTTGCAGCTGCACTTAAGGAATATAAAAACTTTAAGCAGCTTATAGAACCAGCTTTTATAGTAATGGTTTCACTTGGTTTTATGGTTCTTCAAAAGGACTTAGGATCAGCACTTTTGTTTTTTGCAATTTCTGTAACTATGCTTTATATAGCTACATCTAAAAAAAAGTATGTATTGGTATGTTTTATTCTATTTGCAGTAGGTGCTTATATAAGTTATAAGCTTTTTGCACATGTTCGGCTTAGATTCACAATATGGCAAAATCCATGGCCGTATAAAAATGATAAGAGTTATCAAGTAGTACAGTCAATGTATTCTATAGCATGGGGAGGATTATTTGGTACAGGACTTGGTCTTGGGTATCCTCAATTCGTACCAGTAAGTGAGTCGGACTTTATATTTTCAACTATATGTGAAGAAATGGGAGCACTTATGGGATATGCTGTAATGATTCTTTATTTTTTACTTTTCTATAGGTGTATGAGGGCAGCAGTACTTGCAGAGGACAATTTTTCAAGACTTCTTGCCGTTGGCTATAGCGCGATGATTGGTGCTGAAGTTATAATCATAGTCGGAGGAGTCACAGGGATGATTCCACTTACAGGAATTACTTTGCCTCTTGTAAGTGCAGGAGGAAGTTCTATGATAATAATGTTTGTAGCACTTGGTATTTTACAGAAGATATCGGAAGGTGGAAGGTAA
- a CDS encoding FHA domain-containing protein produces MYSLAVIGSSLSNLSTIFKFIIIAIVYLIIFTAFRIMYKDMKNSGSRKAPKRGKSFGLEVVDPGMNRAIRKGAVIPINREVTIGRREDNSITLNEGYVSGHHARVYLRNNQYILEDLNSTNGTALNGQRVENKVYIKNGDEIKIGSSLFKVIG; encoded by the coding sequence ATGTATAGTTTAGCAGTGATTGGTTCAAGCTTGAGTAATTTGAGTACAATTTTTAAATTTATAATAATAGCAATTGTTTATTTGATAATCTTTACTGCTTTTAGAATAATGTATAAGGACATGAAGAATAGTGGTAGTAGGAAAGCTCCAAAGAGGGGAAAATCCTTTGGACTTGAAGTTGTAGATCCAGGAATGAATAGAGCTATCAGAAAGGGAGCAGTAATTCCAATAAATAGAGAAGTAACAATAGGAAGAAGAGAGGATAATTCTATTACGCTTAATGAAGGGTATGTTTCTGGTCATCATGCCAGGGTCTATCTTAGAAATAATCAATATATCCTTGAAGATTTGAATAGTACTAATGGTACAGCTTTAAATGGGCAGAGGGTGGAAAATAAGGTCTATATAAAAAATGGTGACGAAATAAAAATAGGCAGCAGTCTTTTTAAAGTAATAGGATAG